CAGGATGATCCAGTATTGTGGtcaacattttattttaaatttttagATCCTAATACCACATCTGAGGGTGCCATAAAGTTCATGAACTGCGTTGCCAAACTCACAACAAAGTCCAAGACCAAGTTCTTCATCGAGTACCACTCCAGCTGCCTGGAGAGTAAGGCCTCATTACATTTctataatatttacatttatttaaaatCGTATTTCATCACGAAAGGGGCCTAATGGATTTCATGTACCAAACCCAGAATATCAgtctaacaccttttaaacatcCACAGAGTTCGTCAAgagcacagagggagagaaccaAGAATGCTCAAATGGATCCATCAAAGTTCGTTTTGGAAACCAAGTTGAGGTAATCTAATTTAAGGGGTCAGATGGTTtagcagttagggaattgggctattaatcagaaggttgccggtttgattcctggccgttgaatgatgttgtgtccttgggcaaggcacttcaccctacttgcctcgggggaatgtccctgtacttactgtaagtcgctctggataagagtgtctgctaaatgactaaatgcaaatgTAATCTGAGAGAGTTCGGTCTCGGTTTGTTCTTTGAGTAGGTTGATGATGTTGTGTTGAAGCAGTATGGTTTTTCAAAGCCGATGATCTGTTGTGTTTGAAGCTCACCCCCATCATCTCCGACCCGGAGTATCTTCTAGACCAACACATCCTCATCTGCATCAAGTCCACAGACTGTGACGAATCCTACGGTAAACAGGATTTTTTAAACAGGATTTTAAAGTGGTACAGCTATGCACAGCCTCACAGAGCCTGACGTCTCTGTGTCGTCGTGACTACAGGCGAGGGCTGCGTGGCGCTGCGGGCTGCAGAGTCCTCCTACACGGAGTTCATGATAACACTGACTCACCACGGAGAGAAGACGGGCTACCTGACGGGGGGGATCCAGCTGCGAACCTCCGAGGGCAAACAGACCGAAAAGCTGTACGGTGAGTCAGCATCACGGCCGTCCTAAGAGACAGCTAAGTGGTTAGAGTACACGGCCGTCCTAAGAGACAGCTCAATGGTTAGAGTACACGGCCGTCCTAAGagacagctcagtggttagagtacATGGCCGTCCTAAGAGACAGCTCAATGGTTAGAGTACACGGCCGTCCTAAGagacagctcagtggttagagtacACAGACGTCCTAAGagacagctcagtggttagagtacACGGCCGTCCTAAGagacagctcagtggttagagtacCTGGCTGCCGACCAAGAggccacaggttcaaatccgtaCACTGAATGCTGAATGATTCAACTGGGATTTCACTAAACTTGTTTtgaccttttttttgttttagattTCATCAAGGTGGGAGACGATTCTAGCGGCAACAAAGGCAGAGGAGGCGATCACACCAGCAAGTGAGAAGTCTCTCCTGAACCAAGCATCATCCTGCAGGTGATCTAGATAATGatgtcactttctctctcttaatctTCATCAGATCGTCATCAGCCTTTCCCGCTCCAATTGACATCACAAACCCCAACTACATGGGAGTGGGTCTGAAGTGTGGTTCTGCAGGGAAGGGCTGGAGCTACAGCAAACCTCACAAAGCAAGTCCAGGAGGCGGGCCCATGGGCAAGGATGGGAACCATGGCAACCTCTCTCCCAAAAAATCGTACGACTCCACTCGAAGCCCCACAGGAAAGCCAGCGTGAGTCCGCCTTAGCtgagaacttttttttttcacaacgGTATGTTGTAGACTTGTTTCTTTGGGtattcaacaacaaaaaggacACTGTCCATGTTCTCACTGCtgggtgtggtgttgtgtgaaATCAAACTCTGCACGCCCCACCTGTGTTCCCTCAGAGCTGAGGATGAGTACCCGGCCGAGATGTTCGACAACCCCCTCTACGGCTccatggggaagggagggacacGAAGCAAAGACCCGGAGCCTCAACGCAAGGACCAGCTGGCGCCACCAGACGCCATCTTCTCCTTCCCCAAGCCCCCCGACTCCGTGGAGCCTGACCGACCCCCGGTGCCCACTCCTCGGAACCGCTCCTTCACCTGCTCAGAGACCAAGCCCTCGCCCTCGGCCCCCGGCGGCTCCCAGCTTCACCTGACCAAGAAACCGGTGATGTCGTCTCGTTCTGACGGGGGAACGGCAGCCAGCCGGCCCCCCCTGCCGCTGAAGTCTCGGCAAGGCCCGGCTCCAGAGCTGAAGCCGTCCCGGCccagagactacagagagagcTCGGAGATCCACACCAAGCAGCGCCACGCACCCCGATCGGGGCAGCCGCTGCCCAAAGATGGTAGGACCAAACTGTTCCTCTTACATTTTCTTTGCTTCATAAACTTTGCTACATTTTCCCCCCTTCTTCTTAATGTGAGACATATCTTTCTTATTTTTCCTACCCAGTGCATCCTGACGCAGCTCACCCCCCGAAAATGGGTCGTTCTGTGAGATGATTTCCTGTTTGGGCCCCTGGGTATCACTTCCTGCTCTGCGAGTTATAACTGTGATTGGCTAATGAATAGGGGCTACAGTGGAGAGAATTGCCCAAAATGAACTCAAAGCGTGCAACTGTTGGTCTTCCTGATCCTCCATGTTGTTTAAATCAAACATATCTTTAATTTTGATAGTCATTACAGAATTCCACCTATGGTATTGGTAACACAGAAGCCATATGTGAGTTCAGAATTGATCTTTTTCGTCTTCCGGCCTTGGTGGATGCCATTTTGCACACACTTCACAAATATCGTCTACTACTAATCATTTAAATTGTTCCATCCGAATTTGTCTGCCTTGCTTATGTGTGATATGTGACTTTGGTTACAATAAACTAAAGGGAATACAAAATATTTGCATAATAAGTTGATATCTGACTTGACGCACGATTGTCCTTAGTAAATGCTGACATCTGCTGTAACTCTACAGTACTGCGGGTGTTTCGTTCAACGTTCACGAATCTGGACATAATTGTCGCTGTTATATGACGTATAAAACTTCCCCAATGGGTTTTCAACAACGATAATTGTATACGTCATCAACCCGAGACAGAAAATACAGCGCCGACAATGGTGAGAATATTTCGTTCCTTTAAAAAGTTTACAATTTTTTGTGTACCGTACATGTATTTAACCGACGCAATTTTGTAAGCATCCCGCAATGGGATAACAATTAAGCTAATACATTAGTTGATCAATGAATCAATCATTTTATTGCCAAATGCCCATACAATTAGCTCGCAtcgttagctagctggctagcctgATGAGCATCACCTGCATTTCCTGGCGCAATCTATCAGACGTTTATTACACGTAGAAACATTTATCATCATGGATACATTCACTGCTTGCTTCTTATTGAATCATATATTTTGCATTACAGCTTTTCTACTCGTTTTTCAAATCTTTGGTGGGTAAGGACGTGGTAGTGGAGCTCAAAAATGACTTGAGGTATGTGTTGATTTATTGCTATATTGCAGAGCTGTCAACGAGTAGCCTAATACGAATAACAAAAAACTACCTTGTTTGCGATGACCTAGGATTTGTGAAGAGTCTCAAAAATCAGATCCTTTTTAAGGCCATCACAACCCAAACAGGGTGTTATATCAAGTGTATTGTACTACAGTCCTACTACTCGCGACTGTTCCTGCTACTTTTCAATTAGACTGTTTGCGCATCACTACCGCCGCGGTAGTATTAGTATTCCCATAAATAGTTACTGATACGTCGTAAACACCTGTTATACGAGATTTTCATTTATGGAATTACTAGTAAACGATACAACAACGTACGTTTGTATGACTTCTGCGTTCCTTTTCAGCATCTGCGGAACTCTTCACTCAGTTGATCAGGTAACCAGGCAGCTTCTGGCTCTTTCAATTTAACAACCTTACAAACACCACACCTTCAGTGACACTTTATCTAACCAATTTCCACGCTCACTGTTTTGTGTAATTTTGTTTTTTCAGTATTTGAACATCAAACTCACAGACATCAGCGTGACAGATCCAGAGAAATACCCACACATGGTGAGTGTTCATGCATTGCTGCACACAGCATATCTGTCACATGTCAGACAAGGAATAATCAGACAGCATTTGCCTGTCTGATGCCGTCTTAGAGTACatcatggggaggaggggttgggggagacAGGACTCCTCAGAACAAGATGGCGTCACCTGTTTCTTGATGCATCAAAGCAGAGTCTTTTTGGTGGAACCTCAGGTTCAAGTGTCACGTTGTCAGGTTTATCTCCATTTGTAACAAGGTGCAGGCAGAACTCTttggtcctgctcctcctgacaGTCTCCTAGACGCTTGTC
The sequence above is drawn from the Osmerus eperlanus chromosome 24, fOsmEpe2.1, whole genome shotgun sequence genome and encodes:
- the smx5 gene encoding smx5; this encodes MLFYSFFKSLVGKDVVVELKNDLSICGTLHSVDQYLNIKLTDISVTDPEKYPHMLSVKNCFIRGSVVRYVQLPADEVDTQLLQDAARKEAMQQKQ